The following proteins come from a genomic window of Papilio machaon chromosome 7, ilPapMach1.1, whole genome shotgun sequence:
- the LOC106719379 gene encoding DDB1- and CUL4-associated factor 8 produces MEDNSSSDDEVNDSPASRKISGKKLKLNDGSSQNSAKDAAAEGSNNKEEVVDSGISPDKSESTSSEDLLSASGPSNVVVNVGTSDNMVRVMMQNLRHHSRDRNYRKRKTPDSDESSMDSDDFASEVGLPPEDNNGDGDEMQHLLTIISQDSSSSSSNSSGSTSGSSNSSYSNYSFESDNVNFQPMDSSDDDGLWSNSPSINAALMDNNEDLLGNNTEGLFGPPPKVLLKERPKHDYIIVREVVNREMGLTFPCGKTAQSPMKFEQKFYGSLHAVYRLEKLHNLNKHHGCVNSINFHPEGHLLASGSDDMNVVVWDWARNRALQTIKTGHRSNVFQSKFLYLNARSQLNIVTCSRDGQVRLVQCAPSGGSSGAGVARRRLATHARSAHKLHVSAQAPHEVISAGEDGLVLLADVRTDTPTKLVHVRRDGLTVPLYSVDVDCTGNKVLVAGRDRYMHVYDRRRPSAPAASYCPFHIAMMNNKKRQQPLNKHLTCAIYNHDGTKILGSYNDEDIYLIDTKQDEYIEDSDMSAEDAVGYRRRYTGHRNSATFKGVSFFGPRSQYVVSGSDCSYLYIWDAESEAIVQWLYADINGVVNSIEAHPRFPVLATSGLDRDVKIWVPIKQADPDYEGMEKVIRENSVTLRSPLFNDFLPAIYSAWREDNPQALGRNLDFDGNACTAF; encoded by the exons ATGGAAGATAATTCGTCGAGCGATGACGAGGTTAACGATTCTCCTGCTAGTCGAAAAATAAGtggaaaaaagttaaaattaaacgatGGAAGCTCTCAAAACAGCGCCAAGGATGCAG CTGCGGAGGgtagtaataataaagaagaGGTAGTTGATAGTGGTATATCCCCAGATAAATCGGAAAGTACGAGTAGTGAGGATCTTTTGTCCGCTTCTGGGCCTTCAAATGTCGTGGTAAACGTTGGCACATCTGACAATATGGTTCGGGTTATGATGCAAAACCTTCGTCACCACAGTCGCGATAGAAATTACAGGAAAAGAAAGACTCCAGATTCCGATGAGTCTTCCATGGACTCTGATGATTTTGCTAGTGAGGTGGGCTTACCTCCAGAGGATAATAATGGTGATGGTGATGAAATGCAACATCTTTTGACTATCATTTCTCAAGATTCATCAAGTTC AAGCTCTAACAGCAGCGGCAGTACAAGTGGCAGCAGTAATAGTTCTTACAGTAACTACAGCTTTGAGAGTGATAATGTCAACTTTCAACCCATGGACTCCAGTGATGATGATGGTCTCTGGTCTAACAGTCCTAGCATCAATGCAGCACTCATGGACAACAATGAAGACTTATTAGGAAACAATACAGAAGGACTTTTTGGTCCACCCCCTAAAGTACTATTGAAGGAAAGACCAAAGCatgattatattattgtaaggG aaGTAGTAAACCGTGAGATGGGTCTGACATTTCCCTGCGGTAAAACGGCGCAGAGCCCCATGAAGTTTGAGCAGAAATTCTATGGGTCGCTTCATGCAGTTTATAGACTTGAAAAACTTCATAATCTCAACAAACACCATGGATGTGTTAACTCTATAAATTTCCACCCCGAGG GTCATCTTCTAGCATCGGGTTCGGATGACATGAATGTTGTTGTTTGGGATTGGGCCCGTAACCGCGCCTTGCAGACTATAAAAACAGGGCACAGATCTAATGTATTTCAAAGCAAGTTCCTCTATCTGAATGCTCGGAGCCAGCTGAATATTGTCACTTGTTCCAGGGATGGTCAG GTGCGACTGGTGCAGTGCGCGCCGAGCGGGGGCAGTAGTGGCGCGGGCGTGGCTCGACGACGACTGGCGACACATGCGCGCTCTGCACACAAGCTGCATGTGAGTGCGCAGGCGCCGCATGAAGTCATCTCTGCCGGCGAGGACGGCCTCGTGCTGCTCGCAGATGTGCGCACCGACACACCCACCAA ATTGGTACACGTGCGCCGCGATGGTCTGACAGTGCCGCTGTACAGTGTGGATGTGGACTGTACTGGCAACAAGGTGCTGGTGGCTGGTCGTGACCGTTACATGCACGTGTACGACCGTCGTCGTCCCAGTGCTCCAGCCGCATCTTACTGCCCCTTCCACATTGCCATG ATGAACAACAAGAAGCGACAACAGCCTCTGAACAAGCATCTGACTTGTGCGATATATAATCACGATGGCACCAAAATATTGGGTTCATACAATGATGAGGATATATACCTTATTGATACCAAACAAGATGAATATATCGAGGACAG tGACATGTCAGCTGAAGACGCTGTGGGATACAGACGGAGGTATACAGGTCATCGGAATAGTGCCACATTCAAAGGGGTGTCATTCTTTGGGCCTCGCAGTCAGTATGTGGTGTCAGGCTCCGATTGTTCTTATCTTTACATCTGGGATGCGGAAAGTGAAGCCATAGTTCAATGGCTGTATGCTGATATTAATGGAGTT GTGAACTCTATAGAAGCACATCCTCGCTTCCCCGTGCTGGCTACCAGCGGTCTAGACAGGGACGTCAAGATCTGGGTACCTATAAAGCAAGCTGATCCTGACTACGAGGGAATGGAGAAG GTGATACGCGAGAACAGCGTGACTCTGCGAAGTCCTTTATTCAACGACTTCCTGCCTGCGATATACAGCGCGTGGCGAGAGGACAACCCGCAAGCGCTCGGCAGGAACCTGGACTTCGATGGCAACGCCTGCACCGCCTTCTAG
- the LOC106719502 gene encoding probable DNA-directed RNA polymerase subunit delta, whose protein sequence is MSTNENNSEVAVDKVGDEKTGDAKSDLKGAKRAAEDKATEAKKARKEENGGGDDEAHSEEDDLEGEGEGEEEDDEEVDEGDEDEEDLEEGEEDDLEDEEVEEELLGEEEEEDA, encoded by the exons ATGAGCACCAATGAAAATAACAGTGAAGTGGCCGTTGACAAGGTCGGAGACGAGAAGACTGGGGATGCGAAAAGTGATCTAAAAGGAGCCAAAAGGGCAGCAGAG gacaAAGCGACGGAAGCAAAAAAGGCGCGAAAAGAAGAAAATGGCGGCGGAGACGACGAAGCACATAGTGAAGAGGACGATTTGGAAGGAGAAGGCGAGGGGGAGGAGGAAGATGATGAGGAAGTAGACGAAGGTGACGAAGACGAGGAAGATTTAGAAGAGGGCGAAGAAGACGATCTCGAAG ATGAGGAGGTGGAAGAGGAATTATTAGGGGAAGAGGAGGAAGAGGATGCGTAA